One Halomonas sp. M4R1S46 genomic window carries:
- a CDS encoding PEP-CTERM/exosortase system-associated acyltransferase codes for MGYRDLADRERNQRVSNRLLERFRNEFTFRLAQDDATRKRVFRLRYDVYCAELGYEHPENPSEHQEHDVHDEHAIQCLVEHRKSGLAAGCVRLVLPQSSEGGGAQTLPLQEYGGNSLDHGTLNPSRFCQSSICEISRLAISPLFRRRSTREEIANIVRTNHAFTDAERETFPLIVIGLFLATYALLGLSKRPHAFAMMDPRLPRLLKMSGFYFTKVGETIEFHGKRSAFYIDQRQVEKDMHAELMPLYQHIQSTLAPQIEGALAIVATESIY; via the coding sequence ATGGGATATAGAGATCTGGCTGATAGGGAACGCAACCAGCGGGTATCCAATCGGCTTCTCGAGAGATTTCGTAACGAATTCACCTTCAGGCTTGCCCAGGATGATGCAACCCGCAAGCGCGTATTTCGACTCAGGTACGACGTGTACTGTGCAGAACTGGGCTATGAGCATCCAGAAAACCCATCAGAGCACCAAGAGCATGACGTCCATGATGAGCATGCCATCCAGTGCTTGGTGGAACATCGGAAAAGTGGCCTGGCAGCGGGCTGTGTAAGGCTCGTGCTGCCTCAATCCAGCGAGGGCGGGGGGGCCCAGACACTGCCACTACAGGAGTATGGTGGCAATAGCCTTGATCATGGCACGCTGAACCCCTCAAGATTCTGTCAAAGTTCTATCTGCGAGATATCGAGGCTTGCCATTTCCCCGCTTTTCCGAAGACGCTCAACACGCGAAGAAATTGCAAACATTGTCCGTACGAACCATGCCTTTACGGACGCCGAGCGCGAAACCTTTCCGTTGATTGTGATTGGCCTCTTCCTGGCGACCTACGCCCTTCTCGGGCTCTCGAAACGCCCCCACGCCTTCGCCATGATGGATCCAAGGCTTCCTCGCCTTCTCAAGATGTCTGGATTTTATTTCACCAAGGTCGGCGAAACCATCGAATTCCATGGCAAGCGGAGTGCCTTCTACATCGACCAGAGACAGGTCGAAAAGGATATGCACGCGGAGCTGATGCCCCTTTATCAGCACATCCAGTCGACTTTGGCCCCCCAAATCGAAGGCGCACTAGCCATCGTCGCCACCGAGTCAATCTACTGA
- a CDS encoding DUF3541 domain-containing protein, translating to MSRLLHRPSLLWLWVLALLVGCALEGRTTAWPPAEVAAEIRATYEQALPTLPAGKQRHYAQRLYRLSGDDRYLPLNRAYGQRLLTSLRQEIDGLAEPGYAARRAREKVADYPTRSSKQQRRKRMLGEWGEIGYAKSLAFQLTQASYHGLLDEQHLPGYRRALAYLESVDFRPFLTDPGVMEVYAAQVANLVYYLHHLGVADLREPVIAAFRRHYPPARDGELSRASFRNKIYGMTHFVIAASDYYQRRVPKEEFDWILAYFASRLDRILAETKADIYTEVGISFLLADREDHPAVQRLREALVRAYDPRARLVPSESGGTDLSYGEHRNVLAIMLLDWPGRLYPGPLLELPSQ from the coding sequence ATGAGCCGCCTGCTGCACCGGCCGTCGCTGCTGTGGCTTTGGGTCCTGGCCCTGCTGGTCGGCTGCGCCCTCGAGGGCCGGACGACCGCCTGGCCACCCGCCGAGGTGGCGGCCGAGATCCGGGCGACCTACGAGCAGGCGCTACCGACACTGCCGGCCGGCAAGCAGCGCCACTATGCCCAGCGGCTCTATCGGTTGAGCGGGGACGATCGCTACCTGCCCCTCAATCGGGCCTATGGCCAGCGCCTGCTGACGTCCCTGCGCCAGGAGATCGATGGCCTGGCCGAGCCCGGCTATGCCGCGCGACGCGCCCGGGAGAAGGTGGCGGACTACCCCACGCGCTCGTCCAAGCAGCAGCGGCGCAAGCGCATGCTCGGCGAGTGGGGGGAGATCGGCTACGCCAAGAGCCTGGCGTTCCAGCTCACTCAGGCCAGCTACCATGGCCTGCTCGATGAGCAACACCTGCCGGGATACCGCCGGGCGCTCGCCTATCTCGAGAGTGTCGACTTTCGGCCCTTCCTGACCGATCCCGGCGTGATGGAGGTCTATGCCGCCCAAGTGGCCAACCTGGTGTATTACCTCCACCATCTCGGGGTGGCGGATCTGCGTGAGCCGGTCATCGCGGCCTTCCGGCGCCACTATCCACCGGCACGGGATGGTGAACTGTCCCGAGCCTCCTTTCGCAACAAGATCTATGGCATGACGCACTTCGTGATCGCGGCGAGCGACTACTATCAACGACGGGTGCCGAAGGAGGAATTCGACTGGATACTGGCATACTTCGCGTCCCGCCTGGACCGCATCCTGGCCGAGACCAAGGCGGACATCTACACCGAGGTGGGGATCAGCTTCCTGCTGGCGGACCGGGAGGATCACCCGGCGGTGCAGCGGCTACGGGAGGCGCTGGTGAGGGCCTACGATCCCCGGGCGAGGCTGGTGCCATCGGAGAGCGGCGGTACCGACCTGAGCTATGGCGAGCACCGCAACGTGCTGGCGATCATGCTGCTCGACTGGCCGGGTCGCCTGTACCCCGGTCCGTTGCTGGAGTTGCCATCTCAGTAG
- a CDS encoding trimeric intracellular cation channel family protein, translating to MTGVVYWLDMAGVIVFALSGVILACRSRMDPFGMLVLAAVTAIGGGTLRDLILGVQPVFWITDPAYLWVILATVALSILGFHYIHRLSRVFLPVADAFGLALFTVIGTHKALTLEAPGVVAVLMGLLTGVAGGMMRDVLARRMPMVLRQEVYAIASIAGGVTFVALETLGGPLGVSIAASLAITLGLRLAAIYWRLALPVFAWVVVARPPPPEQAPAPGEPPPKPLRPKARVKLIPPKRSRRRKGKSP from the coding sequence GTGACAGGGGTGGTCTACTGGCTGGACATGGCGGGCGTGATCGTCTTTGCCCTCTCGGGCGTGATACTCGCCTGTCGCTCGCGGATGGATCCCTTCGGCATGCTGGTGCTGGCGGCGGTGACCGCTATCGGCGGCGGTACCCTGCGTGACCTGATACTCGGCGTGCAACCGGTCTTCTGGATCACGGATCCGGCCTACCTGTGGGTGATCCTCGCCACCGTGGCGCTGTCCATCCTCGGCTTCCACTACATCCATCGCCTGTCACGGGTCTTCCTGCCGGTGGCGGATGCCTTCGGCCTGGCGCTGTTCACCGTGATCGGTACCCACAAGGCGTTGACGCTCGAGGCGCCCGGGGTGGTCGCGGTGCTCATGGGCCTGTTGACCGGGGTGGCCGGCGGCATGATGCGCGACGTCCTGGCCCGTCGGATGCCCATGGTGCTGCGCCAGGAAGTCTACGCCATCGCCTCCATCGCCGGCGGCGTGACCTTCGTGGCCCTCGAGACGCTGGGCGGTCCCTTGGGTGTCTCCATCGCGGCCTCGCTCGCCATCACCCTGGGGCTGCGCCTGGCCGCCATCTACTGGCGGCTCGCCCTGCCGGTGTTCGCCTGGGTCGTGGTGGCGCGTCCACCGCCTCCCGAGCAGGCGCCGGCGCCGGGCGAGCCGCCGCCCAAGCCCCTTCGCCCCAAGGCCCGCGTGAAACTCATCCCGCCGAAACGCTCCCGGCGGCGGAAAGGGAAATCGCCATGA